A window from Pichia kudriavzevii chromosome 5, complete sequence encodes these proteins:
- a CDS encoding uncharacterized protein (PKUD0E05110; similar to Saccharomyces cerevisiae YDR027C (VPS54); ancestral locus Anc_3.257) → MPLTDTLSVASLSFSATETGDHTDIITSEDHLLPDSVNAIHNLVKNVNYKRKSTTTGLLSLNSTSTVVSLNGPTARDIPRTKLTPLDTVDNDVFDGYSSRIAEDYDYFISNKSLTTQSLKTLSGNEALLDINSLSHVPEFYFHDDFRLDDPRIFNKVTGNAQFLSLIEPQNGKRVLDHEELQDKLSSYMDIVEIHLVHEISNSSDDFFSALDDLKQIVNSSKQLNSNLDEMQHLLEQAQESKIERGEKIIHMLQKYQNIGKFNQVVLQIKAILKQSDIAEENYYRGDYDKCLYVIDSVFAMIRGNVPPHPLITNLTQDWKYPLRDLNKLPALIPLKRQLSNLVSDTGKSYAKLFANYLLDDLRSTYDTIDREDVLQRLLGNKKVDNYNIVSDEFKSTILIYLKGLARCGELSSAFKLYEERFSNELKNIFKENLPSDSHNVNENQSTDSRSISATTTAHMNSTLILADLLKNMTPKEFENLLVSDFTQFSESFRRLTVHKNILLTTAIDVLNNVDPQILKAQPDIIMDLDITNAISSVINSIQRRISKVIKIREQQNAFLSLNYFLRFHRLTTSFLTECEIVSKGMVNEPILKDIIQRQLFLFIQQFHKSNLKNCIDLIEAEVWKDDGLPLESQKTIELINSASEGNFDMSEWVRGLNIDFDQPQQSYTHNVTEKRKTLNLHGQHYILPTSVASILNIIKAYLFLIYYFRMNMAVVSQSYLPELLKAINLKIHQSVLGAQATKTAGLKHVTTKHLALAGEVCRFWSYLVSDIERACLSELDLSESSRQSLMKEYDEVKALFGDQVSDIYDKLVAIMKDTTQAIIAPVAATGDSFVCDGLNPYMESIVKKTLTIARSVQRYLPTHEYDGVMLRIFNVYEKILIDKYSEILDNSSDKTAVRNQIRKDIMFFKEKLDDVDNGRLVSRVLQECGCITDETELPGDSKIERPPNSQETPDPEHTSEIETKDSTGGESTQEVKSSGSKSGRSTPNGESGDTSVKSGETSTLNGGDLVVPEAKNNILSDQETNVQDASQAPIKPKTSNAGQASAI, encoded by the coding sequence ATGCCTTTAACAGACACCCTCTCTGTGGCATCGCTGTCGTTTTCGGCAACCGAAACGGGAGATCATACAGACATCATTACCTCAGAGGACCATCTGCTCCCGGATTCCGTCAACGCAATCCACAACCTAGTGAAAAACGTCAACTACAAACGCAAATCGACGACCACAGGCCTGCTCTCCTTGAACTCAACATCGACGGTGGTCTCTTTGAACGGACCTACCGCTAGAGATATCCCACGGACTAAATTGACCCCCCTCGACACGGTGGATAATGACGTCTTTGATGGATACTCTAGTAGAATTGCTGAGGATTATGACTACTTcatttcaaacaaatcatTGACCACCCAGTCCTTGAAAACATTGTCAGGAAACGAGGCCCTCTTGGACATCAACAGTTTATCCCATGTTCCGGAATTTTATTTCCATGATGACTTCAGACTGGACGACCCAAGGATCTTTAATAAAGTCACAGGAAATGCCCAATTCCTCTCGTTGATTGAACCACAAAATGGGAAACGCGTCCTAGATCATGAAGAGTTACAGGATAAGTTGTCCTCTTATATGGATATCGTCGAAATTCACCTAGTCCACGAAATCTCAAATTCTAGCGATGATTTCTTTAGCGCTTTGGATGACCTCAAACAGATTGTCAACTCCTCCAAACAGTTGAACTCCAACTTAGATGAGATGCAGCATCTCCTGGAACAGGCTCAAGAGAGTAAAATAGAAAGAggtgaaaaaatcattcaCATGCTGcagaaatatcaaaatatcGGAAAGTTCAACCAGGTAGTCTTACAAATCAAGGCCATTTTGAAACAATCCGATATTGCCGAGGAAAACTATTATAGGGGAGACTATGACAAGTGTCTGTACGTGATTGATTCCGTATTTGCAATGATTAGAGGTAACGTTCCACCGCATCCTTTGATTACAAACTTGACTCAAGATTGGAAATACCCTTTGAGAGATTTGAATAAGTTGCCAGCATTGATCCCCTTGAAGCGACAATTGTCCAATTTGGTCTCAGATACTGGTAAATCATATGCAAAACTATTTGCAAATTATTTGCTCGATGATTTGAGATCCACTTATGATACAATTGATCGAGAAGATGTTCTACAACGGTTACTCGGCAACAAAAAAGTGGATAATTATAACATAGTCTCAGATGAATTCAAGTCAACAATTCtaatttatttgaaagGTTTGGCTAGATGTGGCGAACTATCTTCTGCTTTCAAGCTCTACGAGGAgagattttcaaatgaacTCAAGAATatttttaaagaaaatcttcCATCCGACTCTCACAATGTCAATGAGAATCAAAGTACCGATTCAAGGTCCATATCGGCAACTACTACTGCACACATGAACAGCACACTCATACTTGCAgatcttttgaagaatatgacACCCAAGGAATTTGAGAATCTACTTGTCTCTGATTTTACCCAATTTTCTGAATCTTTCAGGAGGTTGACGGTCCACAAGAACATTCTCTTGACAACCGCAATCGACGTTTTAAATAATGTTGACCCTCAGATCCTTAAGGCTCAACCAGACATCATCATGGATTTGGACATCACTAATGCCATCAGTTCTGTAATCAACTCGATCCAACGTCGGATATCTAAAGTCATCAAAATAAGGGAACAACAAAATGCCTTTCTGTCTCTCAATTACTTTCTAAGGTTTCACAGACTCACTACAAGCTTCCTCACGGAATGTGAAATTGTTTCTAAAGGCATGGTCAATGAACCTATTCTTAAAGACATTATTCAAAGACAGCTATTCCTATTTATACAACAATTCCATAAGTCGAACTTGAAGAACTgtattgatttgattgagGCGGAAGTATGGAAAGACGATGGTTTACCACTCGAATCACAGAAAACAATTGAGTTGATCAACAGTGCTTCCGAAGGTAATTTCGACATGTCTGAATGGGTAAGGGGTCTAAACATTGACTTTGACCAACCGCAGCAATCTTATACCCATAATGTAAcagaaaaaaggaaaactttaaaCCTGCATGGTCAACACTATATTTTACCGACATCAGTGGCttccattttgaatataatcAAGGCGTACCTATTTTTAATATATTACTTCCGTATGAATATGGCTGTCGTTTCACAGTCATACCTTCCGGAATTGCTCAAAGcaatcaatttgaagatccaTCAATCTGTCCTTGGTGCACAAGCTACCAAAACAGCAGGGTTGAAGCACGTCACCACCAAACATCTAGCATTGGCGGGAGAAGTCTGCAGATTTTGGAGTTACCTAGTCTCTGATATTGAACGTGCCTGTCTCTCGGAACTTGATCTCTCAGAATCTTCGAGACAGAGTTTGATGAAAGAATACGATGAAGTTAAAGCACTATTTGGTGATCAAGTGTCTGATATCTATGACAAGTTAGTTGCCATAATGAAGGATACGACGCAGGCAATTATCGCACCTGTTGCAGCAACTGGAGATTCATTTGTTTGCGATGGTCTGAACCCATACATGGAGTCCATTGTCAAGAAAACCCTTACAATCGCTAGAAGCGTACAACGATATTTACCTACACATGAATATGATGGAGTCATGTTGCGGATTTTCAACGTGTATGAAAAGATCCtaattgataaatataGCGAGATACTTGATAATTCCAGTGATAAAACAGCTGTCAGAAATCAAATCAGAAAAGATATCATgtttttcaaggaaaaattaGACGATGTTGACAATGGTAGACTTGTCTCTCGAGTCTTGCAAGAATGTGGATGCATTACAGATGAGACGGAACTCCCAGGTGACtctaaaattgaaagacCTCCTAATTCACAAGAAACACCTGACCCCGAACACACGTCAGAAATAGAAACTAAAGATAGCACAGGGGGGGAATCAACTCAGGAGGTGAAAAGTAGTGGTTCTAAATCGGGGCGATCCACACCAAATGGCGAATCAGGAGATACAAGCGTTAAGTCTGGCGAAACTTCCACTCTCAATGGCGGTGATTTAGTTGTTCCGGAAGCTAAGAATAACATATTATCGGATCAAGAGACTAATGTCCAAGACGCTTCTCAAGCTCCAATTAAGCCTAAAACATCGAACGCCGGTCAGGCTTCGGCCATATAG
- a CDS encoding uncharacterized protein (PKUD0E05120; similar to Saccharomyces cerevisiae YLL007C; ancestral locus Anc_5.209) — MSVDYNTIHAHLKKLKAQAGSGAGAGASANSGAGASAGGQNTTQLDEATAVTYISALRQDLIALVALNKDSSPISTKVLNEIIIFTKTLDYVPKSDQLFQLFDSQLFKSLFDLLLVENIPIEILRGVLRICLTYLAGVLPKTRKQGMFRVLLGVLCEQVSKDVNRCDVLFANLTARVTFADSRMNLNIVDFVAKVLYRLMETIGSVSNDANSLILEEQWLLNVVRSLYNSNFFGILSCVKGIGEIEGMTGLRGSMDLTYKWLRAKKFTDDTNPIVKELISMYKEVGIVSAPSDTEMLSILTLVGILKQPKRSLKKMLVECNMTSKFPILKFISKINDEITTTKSFDKIFGNWNTDLLFSLLNVSTRCWLFSGAKIEDGDTEKVLNMVNIVIHWLSEQLQIEKTGDYDDDEYDIVTLLETVDSFNYQKIKSLQLKEIHSNLNKKWETEMEPFENLIHHQVVALVKDLRFFQLSKGSWVYSSNPLEYSDSHHYFLTVNSNSQSIVYKEFAKRPEKSSFTPNLDKDGIHIEFKSILAIEATNLNPNVSNTSLINIQSERMDVNHVEVITKTGIFSFYTDTKILKDTWVDGLRILVADSKPESPENIPMNLSVSEEFFAKNSVSEEVKKQVKTLEDIRIRTQMLNLEDTEKDNQQYISETSIDWASLSSNFVYE; from the coding sequence ATGTCTGTTGACTACAACACTATTCATGCACatctaaaaaaattgaaagcGCAGGCTGGTTctggtgctggtgctggtgcAAGTGCAAATTCTGGTGCTGGTGCAAGTGCAGGAGGTCAGAATACTACACAGCTTGATGAAGCTACAGCTGTTACCTATATATCAGCCCTCCGCCAAGACTTGATTGCCTTGGTGGCATTGAATAAAGACTCATCTCCCATAAGCACCAAGGttttaaatgaaatcaTTATATTTACAAAGACCCTTGATTACGTTCCAAAATCGGAccaactttttcaattgtttgacAGTCAGTTGTTTAAATCATTGTTCGATTTACTTCTGGTAGAAAACATTCCTATTGAGATTTTACGTGGAGTTCTGCGGATCTGTTTAACCTATCTCGCTGGTGTATTACCAAAAACTAGAAAACAAGGCATGTTTAGAGTACTGTTGGGTGTCTTATGTGAGCAAGTTAGTAAGGATGTAAACAGATGTGATGTTTTGTTTGCAAACCTAACTGCTAGAGTTACTTTTGCTGACTCAAGGATGAACTTGaacattgttgattttgttgcCAAAGTTCTGTACAGGTTGATGGAAACAATAGGATCAGTATCAAATGACGCAAACTCCTTGATCTTGGAGGAGCAGTGGTTACTAAATGTGGTGCGCTCTTTGTATAACTCAAACTTCTTTGGCATATTATCATGTGTTAAGGGAAttggtgaaattgaagggATGACTGGTTTGAGAGGAAGTATGGATTTGACTTACAAGTGGTTAAGGGCTAAAAAGTTTACGGATGATACAAATCCAATCGTAAAAGAGCTTATATCAATGTACAAAGAAGTTGGAATTGTTAGTGCTCCTTCTGATACCGAAATGCTAAGCATTTTAACTCTTGTTGGTATCTTAAAACAACCCAAAAGAtcattaaagaaaatgttggTTGAATGTAACATGACCTCCAAGTTTCCAATTCTGAAgtttatttcaaaaataaacgATGAAATCACtacaacaaaatcatttgaCAAAATATTTGGTAATTGGAACACAGACCTTCTTTTCAGTTTACTCAACGTGAGCACTCGTTGTTGGTTGTTCAGTGGGGCAAAAATTGAGGATGGTGATACTGAGaaggttttgaatatgGTCAACATAGTTATTCATTGGCTATCCGAACAGttacaaattgaaaaaacagGGGATTATGATGACGACGAATATGATATAGTTACCTTGTTGGAGACAGTGGATAGTTTTAACtaccaaaaaataaaatctcTGCAATTAAAAGAAATCCATTCGAatttaaacaaaaaatgggaaaccGAAATGGAACCATTTGAGAATTTGATCCATCATCAAGTAGTAGCACTTGTTAAAGATCTGAGATTTTTCCAACTAAGTAAGGGATCTTGGGTATACTCTTCCAACCCGTTAGAGTATTCAGACAGTCATCACTACTTTCTTACGGTTAATTCGAACTCTCAATCTATTGTATACAAAGAATTTGCCAAGAGGCCTGAAAAATCTTCTTTCACCCCTAATTTAGACAAAGACGGTATTCATATTGAATTCAAAAGTATCTTGGCTATTGAGGCTACAAACCTTAATCCGAATGTATCCAATACTAGCCTCATTAACATACAGAGTGAAAGAATGGATGTTAATCACGTGGAAGTTATAACCAAAACAggaatattttcattctaCACTGATACCAAAATTCTAAAAGACACTTGGGTTGATGGTTTGCGGATTTTGGTAGCAGACAGCAAGCCTGAATCTCCAGAAAATATCCCGATGAATCTTTCTGTATCAGAAGAATTCTTTGCCAAGAACAGTGTTAGtgaagaagttaaaaaaCAAGTTAAAACCCTTGAAGACATTCGTATTCGTACCCAAATGTTGAACCTTGAAGACACAGAAAAGGATAATCAACAGTATATTTCAGAAACATCCATTGATTGGGCAAGTCTCAGCAGTAATTTTGTGTATGAATAG
- a CDS encoding uncharacterized protein (PKUD0E05130; similar to Saccharomyces cerevisiae YLL008W (DRS1); ancestral locus Anc_5.208) — translation MVQKKTTHKKFNTDFIPTISDSESDVPDLDSEDEIVQDKEVEKVQEKNSKKAKNKKEKKAKKSKSKNTATDEEDEDDKENQVSKDLNPDFIFSVEDLGSTTNFDGWDFDLNKDQSKDGLKKDVDLDDIIRRKGGLSGKVKINKDDESGNHDDDEEADEHDEETNKESEDEDNDEDDDDDDDDDDELALDGFGMGATPKDIDVSENTNNDDSDDSNGENDSDGSSDTENTGEGAIDKENGSDLDLGNSDNEENENEDSAEAISKYFDEDEGQVAKEQAHKSFQSLQLSRPILKSLTALNYSSPTPIQSASIPIALLGRDIVAGAVTGSGKTAAYMIPIIERLLYKPAKVAKTRVIVLTPTRELAIQVADVGKKLGQYVSNLSFGLAVGGLNLRQQEQQLKTRPDVVIATPGRLIDHIRNSPSFSVDDVEIVIMDEADRMLEEGFEKEMQEIVELLPRKRQTMLFSATMNSSIKQLIAWSLQKPVRIMIDPPKTAASGLVQEFVRIRKREELKPALLYSILSRFDPKQRVIVFVSTKDMCHKLRIKLGLLGLRVGELHGGLSQEQRLKSVTLFKNSTVPVLLCTDLAARGLDIPKIEVVVNFDMPKTHEIYLHRVGRTARAGREGMSISFVGEAKRERAIVREVIKNVEESKKGKAVGRNADWDEIDRVNEILDAKKDLINEIIDEEKQEKAVLAAEMELKKGENMLKYKDEIQSRPKRTWFMSEKEKREEKNKLKSTLGKTSKLNSKKRKREEALAEAGNTRSYKKTSKDRSDNNTKRINKASSKGKKGKRRS, via the coding sequence ATGgttcaaaagaaaactacACATAAGAAGTTCAACACGGATTTTattccaacaatttcagATTCAGAATCTGATGTTCCAGATCTAGATTCAGAAGACGAAATTGTGCAAGataaagaagttgaaaaggttcaagagaaaaattcTAAGAAAGCCAAAAAtaagaaggagaaaaaggcGAAAAAGTCTAAATCCAAAAATACTGCCACtgatgaagaggatgaagatgacaaGGAAAACCAAGTTTCCAAAGACCTCAACCCagatttcattttctctgTCGAAGATTTAGGTTCCACAACGAATTTCGACGGTTGGGATTTTGATCTCAACAAAGACCAGTCTAAAGACGGGCTGAAAAAAGATGTTGATCTTGACGATATTATCAGAAGGAAAGGTGGTTTGTCTGGTAAGgttaaaatcaacaaagatGACGAGAGTGGAAATcatgacgatgatgaagaagctGACGAACATGATGAGGAAACCAATAAGGAAAGTGAGGATGAAGACaacgatgaagatgatgacgatgacgatgacgatgacgatgagTTAGCTCTAGATGGATTTGGAATGGGAGCAACACCAAAAGATATAGATGTTTCAGAAAACACTAACAATGATGATTCTGATGATTCTAATGGTGAGAATGATAGTGATGGTAGTAGTGATACTGAGAACACGGGTGAAGGTGctattgataaagaaaatggttCTGATTTAGATCTTGGTAATTCTGATAATGAGGAAAACGAAAACGAAGATTCTGCAGAAGCTATTTCAAAGtattttgatgaagatgaaggtCAAGTTGCGAAGGAACAAGCACATAAATCATTTCAAAGTCTTCAATTGTCCCGTCCAATCCTTAAATCTTTGACTGCCCTAAACTATAGTTCTCCAACACCTATTCAATCTGCATCAATACCAATCGCACTGCTGGGTAGAGATATAGTTGCAGGCGCTGTTACTGGTTCAGGTAAAACTGCAGCATATATGATCCCaattattgaaagattaCTGTATAAACCCGCCAAGGTTGCAAAGACTAGAGTTATAGTATTGACCCCTACAAGAGAATTAGCAATTCAAGTGGCTGACGTTGGTAAAAAATTAGGTCAGTATGTTAGTAACCTTTCCTTCGGATTAGCTGTGGGtggtttgaatttgagaCAACAAGAGCAGCAACTGAAAACCCGTCCTGATGTTGTCATTGCAACCCCAGGTAGACTAATCGATCATATAAGAAATTCACCATCTTTTTCTGTGGATGATGTCGAAATTGTTATTATGGACGAGGCTGATCGTATGCTTGAAGAAGgatttgaaaaggaaatgcaggaaattgttgaactgttaccaagaaaaagacaaacaaTGCTTTTCTCTGCAACGATGAATTCATCCATCAAGCAGCTTATCGCATGGTCCCTTCAAAAACCTGTCAGAATCATGATTGATCCGCCAAAAACTGCAGCTAGTGGTTTAGTTCAAGAATTTGTTCGTattagaaaaagagaagaattaAAACCAGCATTACTCTATTCCATTTTGTCCAGATTTGACCCAAAACAAAGAGTCATTGTTTTTGTCAGCACAAAGGATATGTGTCATAAGTTGAGAATCAAGCTAGGGTTATTGGGCCTTAGAGTGGGTGAATTACATGGTGGTTTATCACAAGAGCAAAGATTAAAGAGTGTCACATTGTTTAAAAACTCAACTGTTCCTGTTTTGTTGTGTACAGATTTAGCTGCGAGAGGTTTGGATATCCctaaaattgaagttgttgttaATTTCGATATGCCTAAGACACACGAAATCTACTTACATAGAGTTGGTAGAACAGCGAGAGCTGGTAGAGAAGGTATGTCCATCAGTTTTGTAGGTGAAGCAAAAAGGGAACGTGCTATTGTTAGAGAGGTTatcaaaaatgttgaagagAGCAAGAAGGGCAAGGCCGTTGGTCGTAATGCAGATTGGGATGAAATCGATCGTGTTAATGAAATCCTTGATGCTAAGAAGGATCTGAtaaatgaaattattgatgaagagaaacaagaaaaggCCGTGCTGGCTGCAGAAATGGAGCTAAAGAAGGGTGAAAACATGTTGAAATACAAAGATGAAATCCAGAGTAGACCTAAGAGAACATGGTTTATGAgtgaaaaggagaagagagaagaaaaaaataaattaaaaAGTACCTTAGGCAAAACATCGAAGCTGAATAGtaagaagagaaagagagaagaagCCTTGGCAGAGGCAGGCAATACACGTAGCTATAAGAAAACCAGCAAAGATAGAAGCGATAACAATACTAAAAGAATCAATAAAGCTTCCTCTAAAGGTAAAAAGGGCAAAAGAAGGTCTTAA
- a CDS encoding uncharacterized protein (PKUD0E05140; Pfam Domains: PIR(6.2e-13)) produces MKLSSLFIITSFIAAVKGDGYTPGENFSTLSPDGKVPDGATTQFTSKFGIAINPITSSVDLTSVNSGSEGMHAVTQIGDGQLQAATGTIKTENRPVITQIGDGQIQGSTETNTAKQAINVVTQIGDGQIQATTLTTVTRSSTTNDADVVTTKITKVVKSYVVVPYTENDTASSSTESVETSDKHTSSSSEATSASDEPTTYITVTPTATVTQAITTLNLPTLAPTTVIVEKRLVEETATVLFDKRELPFTCSSDSALTMTLEDSILRDAKGRIGAIVSNRQFQFDGPPPQAGSIYAAGWSIIDGKLALGDSTTFYQCLSGDFYNLYDQSVAPQCTAVELDIILYEDC; encoded by the coding sequence ATGAAGTTATCTTCGTTATTTATAATCACTTCCTTTATAGCCGCCGTCAAGGGTGACGGTTATACACCAGGAGAGAATTTTTCAACGCTAAGTCCGGATGGTAAGGTCCCCGATGGTGCAACTACCCAATTCACCAGCAAATTTGGTATTGCCATCAATCCAATTACATCATCGGTGGATTTAACCTCTGTTAATAGCGGTAGTGAGGGAATGCATGCAGTAACACAAATAGGAGATGGTCAATTGCAAGCTGCAACAGGAACaataaaaacagagaaCCGTCCTGTTATTACCCAAATAGGCGATGGCCAAATACAAGGATCAACTGAAACCAATACAGCGAAGCAAGCGATCAACGTGGTCACTCAGATTGGAGATGGTCAGATTCAAGCAACTACATTGACCACCGTCACCAGGTCTTCTACCACCAATGACGCTGACGTGGTGACCACTAAGATTACCAAGGTCGTCAAGTCATACGTCGTTGTTCCATATACAGAAAACGATACTGCTTCGTCATCCACCGAATCAGTTGAGACATCTGATAAACACACTTCATCTTCCAGTGAGGCTACATCCGCATCCGACGAACCAACCACTTACATTACCGTCACTCCAACTGCAACTGTGACACAGGCTATAACTACCCTCAACTTACCAACCCTAGCACCAACAACCGTGATTGTTGAAAAACGTTTAGTTGAAGAAACCGCCACTGTCCTGTTTGACAAGAGAGAACTTCCATTTACTTGTTCTTCCGACTCTGCTCTTACCATGACTCTGGAAGACTCTATTTTACGTGACGCCAAGGGTAGAATTGGCGCAATTGTTTCAAATAGACAGTTCCAGTTTGATGGTCCACCACCACAGGCTGGTTCTATTTATGCGGCAGGTTGGAGCATCATTGATGGTAAGTTGGCATTAGGTGACAGCACAACATTCTACCAATGTCTGTCTGGTGACTTCTACAATCTCTATGATCAAAGTGTAGCTCCTCAATGTACCGCAGTTGAGCTTGACATTATCCTTTATGAAGATTGTTAG
- a CDS encoding uncharacterized protein (PKUD0E05150; similar to Saccharomyces cerevisiae YDR338C; ancestral locus Anc_5.390) yields the protein MRRKPELQAETSNGHNKKHLTGIFSKTIRQLPKSLLTSNNVAINSKRRKIPLTFLPPSTNSPLFVYSNDYDQRSFLSLCSGSHIDNQTVHSNDSNAESVSTFRSLPSTLEVTDDEIQSINQWIDEERERRSLLDNEEEVESYGAINASNDGYDALERIDTMFPPSRTASRRSSVLSLEGLIKDEEDEDFSHTDTTLHREVRKLFRYSVPLLITFFLEQMFSLVCVVFVGHLGKEELAAVSMASMTSTIVLTIFEGIATSLDTLCPQAYGAGQYKHVGIHTQRCSLFSLVLFVPAALIWFFSGYLLSFILEDEKVILLTQKFLRVLILGGPPYILFENGKRFLQAQGIFDAGTYILFITAPLHILLSWTLIYSERFGLGFIGAPIASVINFWAMLLLLVAYVVFVDGNECWDGFTLDAFKHWNDLSKLAIPGIVMLLAESLAYEILTLFASKFGTSMLATQSALSSVVSLLYMVPFAISVASSTRIANFVGGCNIKGAEMAINVGFLSSIVSGMFNCIIIYFGSARIAQLFTQDEEVISMFVSLSPLVAIFVIFDCLACTGNGVLRALAMQLTGGTLSLIGYYIIAVPLALFLGFKMNLELMGLWIGNGAGLLFVGVSEIIVIYNIKWDSILERSKKLAMHEGI from the coding sequence ATGAGGAGAAAACCGGAGCTCCAAGCAGAGACTAGCAATGGACACAACAAGAAGCATTTGACTGGGATTTTTTCGAAAACAATACGCCAACTGCCAAAGTCATTATTGACATCTAACAATGTTGCTATAAATTCGAAACGAAGGAAAATCCCTCTCACTTTCTTACCGCCGAGTACGAATTCACCTCTCTTTGTTTACAGTAACGACTATGATCAGCGGTCATTCTTAAGTCTTTGCTCAGGATCTCACATTGATAATCAAACTGTTCATTCCAATGATAGTAACGCAGAGTCTGTTTCAACATTTCGATCATTACCATCAACATTAGAAGTCACGGATGATGAAATCCAAAGCATTAATCAATGGATCGATGAAGAACGAGAAAGAAGGAGTTTATTAGATaatgaggaagaagttgaaagtTATGGTGCTATAAATGCTTCAAACGACGGGTATGATGCACTGGAACGTATTGATACAATGTTCCCGCCTTCACGAACTGCAAGTAGAAGGTCATCCGTTTTGAGCCTCGAAGGGCTTatcaaagatgaagaagacgaagatTTTTCACACACTGACACCACTTTGCATAGAGAGGTCAGAAAATTATTTCGATATTCTGTTCCATTGCTTATAACCTTCTTTTTAGAACAAATGTTTTCCTTAGTTTGTGTGGTATTTGTGGGTCATTTGGGTAAGGAGGAGTTAGCTGCAGTTTCTATGGCCTCCATGACATCTACAATTGTCTTAACAATTTTTGAAGGTATTGCAACATCATTAGATACTCTTTGTCCTCAAGCTTACGGTGCAGGGCAGTATAAGCATGTGGGTATACACACACAACGATGCTCACTATTTTCATTAGTGTTATTTGTACCAGCGGCATTGATATGGTTTTTCAGCGGCTATCTTTTGTCATTCATTTTAGAGGACGAGAAGGTCATCCTACTTACACAGAAATTTCTGAGGGTGCTAATATTAGGTGGCCCACCTTACattctctttgaaaacGGGAAGAGATTTCTTCAAGCACAAGGAATATTTGATGCTGGTACATATATACTTTTCATCACAGCACCGCTACATATTCTTTTGAGTTGGACATTAATCTATTCGGAAAGGTTTGGATTAGGATTCATAGGTGCTCCAATAGCCTCTGTCATTAACTTTTGGGCAATGCTGCTTTTACTTGTTGCTTATGTTGTGTTTGTAGACGGCAATGAGTGTTGGGATGGATTTACCTTAGATGCCTTCAAACATTGGAATGATTTATCCAAACTTGCAATCCCAGGTATTGTTATGTTGTTAGCAGAGTCACTTGCATATGAAATCTTGACATTGTTTGCATCCAAATTCGGCACATCGATGTTGGCAACCCAGTCTGCATTATCATCGgttgtttctttgctgTACATGGTTCCATTTGCTATTTCTGTAGCATCTTCCACCCGTATAGCCAATTTTGTTGGTGGTTGCAATATAAAGGGTGCTGAAATGGCCATTAATGTTGGGTTTCTTTCCTCTATTGTTTCCGGTATGTTCAACTGCATAATCATCTACTTTGGATCAGCCAGAATCGCACAACTTTTTACACAGGACGAAGAAGTTATATCGATGTTTGTCAGTCTCTCACCATTAGTGGCAatatttgttattttcGATTGTCTAGCCTGCACTGGGAACGGTGTTCTTAGAGCATTAGCAATGCAATTGACTGGCGGAACCCTAAGCTTGATAGGGTATTACATTATTGCGGTTCCTTTGGCTCTATTTTTAGGATTCAAAATGAATTTAGAGTTGATGGGACTTTGGATAGGTAACGGTGCCGGCTTACTCTTTGTTGGAGTTTCCGAAATTATTGTCATTTACAACATCAAGTGGGATTCGATATTGGAGagatcaaagaaattggcTATGCATGAGGGTATCTGA